A genome region from Erigeron canadensis isolate Cc75 chromosome 3, C_canadensis_v1, whole genome shotgun sequence includes the following:
- the LOC122591560 gene encoding uncharacterized protein LOC122591560 produces the protein MPAKRGRKPRVAPAVEPVVEPAEPEPSANATVNFTLEDVANLITDRMNAIMPNLATQSHPKQRLYVQDLYSVEPPVYTGEKGAAELLMWFENMEEALYHTETTEDKMVEHATSQFDGAARSWWTGIVTTVGRKTAYAHSWEELQKMMRAEFCTKDTLQELEQEFWDLKMEGLEIEKYILRFNELARLVPHLASTEEKKIYRFIWGLIPEIRRDLTSKGPKTMSRATVLAKTLTKDIIRSGGLSENVEKGKRKAKEVVEKKVEPPSKKGKILMNYAVTAVPEPTRYSGAYPRCSHCNLHHTGACPVCYKCQGVGHMAKYWNAVSANLIRTNPPPVNKIPQMRNARPPLPPTNHQQQQKQNQQGPANARVFALNAEEARQNPRVVIGTFLLNEHYASVLFDSGAERSFVALDFKSKTDMKTGKLNDKYVVEYANGHKNGTNEIALDCPLILVDKNFTIDLIPVEISSFDEIVGMDWLSKHHATICCHEKSVHIPLQNSEILIVQGDKSTNELKIVSAMKFRKYLDKKDHLVYLAHVIDKSAKELKVQDIPIVRDFPDVFPDNLPGIPLVRQVEFNIDLVPGAVPVAKAPYRLAPPEMQELSINCKNF, from the exons ATGCCTGCTAAACGGGGAAGAAAACCTAGAGTTGCACCCGCTGTTGAACCTGTTGTTGAACCCGCTGAACCTGAACCAAGTGCTAATGCTACTGTCAACTTCACTCTAGAAGACGTAGCGAACCTCATCACTGACCGCATGAATGCGATAATGCCGAACCTTGCTACACAA AGTCACCCGAAGCAGAGATTGTATGTTCAAGACCTTTACTCAGTGGAACCCCCAGTCTACACAGGGGAAAAAGGTGCTGCTGAACTGTTGATGTGGTTTGAAAACATGGAAGAAGCCCTGTACCACACAGAGACTACAGAAGATAAGATGGTGGAGCATGCGACCAGCCAGTTTGACGGAGCTGCTAGGTCTTGGTGGACTGGCATCGTCACTACTGTTGGCAGGAAGACCGCTTATGCTCACTCTTGGGAAGAActtcagaagatgatgagagcTGAGTTCTGTACCAAAGATACTTTGCAAGAGTTAGAACAAGAGTTTTGGGATTTGAAGATGGAAGGATTAGAGATTGAGAAGTATATTCTGAGATTCAATGAGCTTGCTAGACTTGTACCACACTTGGCTTCTACTGAGGAAAAGAAGATCTATCGTTTCATTTGGGGTTTGATTCCCGAGATCCGCCGTGACCTCACCAGTAAGGGCCCCAAGACCATGTCCAGAGCCACTGTACTGGCTAAAACTTTGACTAAAGATATTATCAGATCTGGAGGCTTGTCAGAGAATGTTGAGAAGGGGAAGAGAAAGGCTAAAGAAGTTGTAGAAAAGAAGGTTGAGCCCCCAAGTAAGAAAGGGAAGATCTTGATGAACTATGCGGTGACCGCAGTACCTGAACCAACAAGATACTCTGGAGCTTATCCTAGGTGCTCTCATTGTAACCTTCATCACACTGGTGCCTGTCCTGTCTGCTATAAGTGCCAAGGTGTTGGGCACATGGCAAAGTACTGGAATGCTGTCTCAGCGAACTTGATCAGAACTAATCCTCCGCCAGTGAACAAAATTCCTCAGATGAGAAATGCTAGACCTCCACTACCACCTACT AACCATCAGCAACAGCAAAAGCAAAACCAACAAGGCCCTGCTAATGCCCGTGTTTTTGCTCTGAACGCTGAGGAAGCTCGTCAGAACCCTCGGGTTGTGATAGGTACTTTTCTTTTGAACGAACATTATGCTTCCGTACTATTTGACTCTGGTGCTGAACGTAGCTTTGTTGCATTAGACTTTAAATCTAAGACTGACATGAAAACTGGCAAACTAAATGATAAGTATGTAGTAGAGTACGCAAATGGCCATAAGAACGGCACTAATGAAATTGCTCTAGACTGTCCTTTGATCTTAGTAGACAAGAACTTTACGATTGACCTAATCCCTGTCGAGATTAGTAGCTTTGACGAAatcgtgggaatggattggttatccaaacaccacgcgacTATTTGTTGTCACGAGAAATCAGTTCATATACCGCTTCAGAATAGCGAGATCTTGATCGTACAAGGTGATAAGTCCACGAACGAACTTAAAATCGTCTCAGCCATGAAGTTCCGTAAGTACTTAGACAAGAAAGATCATCTTGTGTACCTAGCTCATGTCATTGATAAAAGTGCTAAAGAGCTTAAAGttcaagacatccccattgttCGGGACTTCccagatgtctttcctgacAACTTACCAGGCATCCCACTTGttagacaagtcgagttcaatattgatcttGTTCCCGGTGCAGTACCAgtcgctaaagcaccgtatcgtttagctcctcctgaaatgcaagaactttCAATCAATTGCAAGAACTTTTGA